From Paracoccus suum, the proteins below share one genomic window:
- a CDS encoding MarR family winged helix-turn-helix transcriptional regulator — translation MDHRRKTLFSGELGPLMLLSHVVLGNNLVTDRFTRRQFDLPVQAWSALYAISQFPGIRAKEIAFLFPRPQNTISRALATLEERGLITREASGEDAREKLLFISPEGEATLKPLISASLERQKELFGGLTGEQTRTLMSLLELVVESPGLIDSTAMDGSVFDQADGTEAESQSRWITGGSSSAGAKAE, via the coding sequence ATGGACCACAGACGAAAAACGCTGTTCTCGGGCGAGCTCGGTCCGCTGATGCTGCTCAGCCATGTCGTGCTGGGAAACAACCTCGTCACGGACCGCTTCACGCGGCGGCAGTTCGACCTGCCGGTGCAGGCCTGGTCGGCGCTTTACGCCATCTCGCAGTTTCCCGGCATCCGCGCCAAGGAGATCGCGTTTCTCTTTCCGCGCCCGCAGAACACGATCAGCCGCGCTCTGGCGACGCTTGAGGAGCGCGGTCTGATCACGCGCGAGGCCTCGGGTGAGGACGCGCGCGAGAAGCTGCTGTTCATCAGTCCCGAGGGCGAAGCTACCTTGAAGCCGTTGATCAGCGCTTCGCTGGAGCGACAGAAGGAGCTGTTTGGCGGATTGACGGGTGAGCAAACGCGTACGCTGATGAGTCTTTTGGAGCTGGTCGTGGAGAGCCCCGGCCTTATCGACAGTACGGCGATGGACGGCAGCGTTTTCGATCAGGCAGATGGGACTGAGGCGGAGTCACAATCGCGGTGGATCACAGGGGGAAGTTCATCCGCGGGTGCAAAGGCAGAATAA